The Bacteroidota bacterium sequence TGGCCAATGTCCAGGATCATCAGCCGGTCTTCATGGTCGAAGAAGCGGTGGTAGGTAATGTCGGCCGTTATCAGGGCATGGGCACCGGCTTCGCGCGCCGCCTCTATCAGGAAACTGCCTGCCCCCCCGCATACGGCCACGGTCTCCAGGCGGGTAGTTCCGCTGGGCAGGGTATACCGGATGGCCGGGCTGCCAAAGGTGTGCGCCAGCAGGTCCAGCAATTCAGTGGGGGTGTGGGGGCGGGGCAGCTTGCCAATCAGGCCGGCACCTGCCTGCGGCTGGTCTGCCGCCCTGGGGGCCAGTATGCGCGTGCCTGCCAGGCCGATGCGCTTGGCCAACGCGTGGTTTACCCCCGTAGGCACATTATCCAGGTTTGTATGGATGGCATATAGCGCAATGCCCTGCTGGATGGCTGCCAGGATGGTGCGGCTCACATAGTCCGTTCCGTTCAGCCGCTTGCGGGCACCAAACCAGATGGGATGGTGGCTGATGATGAGGTTGCAGCCCTTCTCGGCCGCCTCGGCTACCACAGCCTCGGTACAGTCCAGGCTGAAGAGTACGCCCGTACAGGGGGTGTCGGGCCTGCCTACCATCAGGCCCGTATTGTCATAGCCCTCGGCCAGGTGCAGGGGTGCCCAGCTTTCAAAAGGGGCGATCAATTCGGATATTCGCATCCACAAAAGAAACAAAATAGCAGCCCCGCTGGTCGTTTGGGCACGTTTGGGGGCCGAATAATCGTATACAGGATATGCAAAGCTTCGTCCACATTCTGCACCTTGCACTTGTGTCCACCTCGCTACTCAGTTCTGCGCTAGGCCAGCAGTATTGGGTTCGGTTTTCGGACAAGGGCCCACAAACCCCAACCGCTCAGGTGCTGCCCGAGGCGGTGCAGGGGGTGCTGACAGACCGGGCACTGGCACGCAGGCAGCGGAACCACATTGTGCTTACCCCTGCCGACCTGCCCGTGGCAGCCCACTACCTGGCCGGTATAGCCCCGCACATAGGTAGCCTGCGTGCCACCAGCCGCTGGCTGAATGCAGCCTGGGTGGTGGGGGCCGATGTTTTGGCCCTACAGCGCCTGCCCTATGTGCAGGCCGTGTACCCGGTGCCCATGCAGGGGGCGGGCACCCATGTGGCGGGCATCGCCGGGTGCAGGGCCATACCTGCCGCCCAGGCAGGCAGCATGCAGCGCGAGCATGACTATACCCGCCTCAGCAGCCTGCATGCGGCAGGCCACACCGGCTGCGGGGTACTGGTGGCGGTGTTCGACAGTGGCTTTCGGGCGGCAAACACGAATCCTGCCTACGACAGTCTGTTTATGCAAGATCGGATTATCGCCACACAGGACTTTGTGGCCGATGAGGCGGACGTGTACGAGGACGACAACCATGGGAGCGATGTGCTGAGCCGCATGGCTGCCCTGCTGCCCAACCAGTATGTAGGGTCTGCCCCCCATGTGCAGCTGGCCCTGGCCCGTACCGAGGATGTGGCCAGCGAAACCCCCGCTGAGCTGATGAACTGGCTGCTGGCAGCCGAGTGGGCCGATGCCCTGGGCGCCGACATCATTAGCAGTAGCCTGGGGTACAATGACTTTGATGGAACTGCCGATGACCTGACCCTGGGCGACCTGGA is a genomic window containing:
- a CDS encoding S8 family peptidase → MSTSLLSSALGQQYWVRFSDKGPQTPTAQVLPEAVQGVLTDRALARRQRNHIVLTPADLPVAAHYLAGIAPHIGSLRATSRWLNAAWVVGADVLALQRLPYVQAVYPVPMQGAGTHVAGIAGCRAIPAAQAGSMQREHDYTRLSSLHAAGHTGCGVLVAVFDSGFRAANTNPAYDSLFMQDRIIATQDFVADEADVYEDDNHGSDVLSRMAALLPNQYVGSAPHVQLALARTEDVASETPAELMNWLLAAEWADALGADIISSSLGYNDFDGTADDLTLGDLDGEHSLIARAVDMAAARGILVVSSAGNEGNLPSWGRITTPCDADSVLCVGATNFTTAQIAGFSGRGPTADGRLKPELSVMGQAVPYINTLGAQTSGSGTSFAAPYVAGMAACLLQAAPTATGWQLRQALIQAADRTANPDNAYGHGSPNMQLALSWLQSCVALGNCTPTDRRAAAEPLLASVGPNPSTGSLRVQLAKPGPASWQLHSLQGQLLAQGQWQGAGIQLLSMALQTPGIYLLRLAQGGQLQHIRLVLQPAG
- a CDS encoding Nif3-like dinuclear metal center hexameric protein, encoding MRISELIAPFESWAPLHLAEGYDNTGLMVGRPDTPCTGVLFSLDCTEAVVAEAAEKGCNLIISHHPIWFGARKRLNGTDYVSRTILAAIQQGIALYAIHTNLDNVPTGVNHALAKRIGLAGTRILAPRAADQPQAGAGLIGKLPRPHTPTELLDLLAHTFGSPAIRYTLPSGTTRLETVAVCGGAGSFLIEAAREAGAHALITADITYHRFFDHEDRLMILDIGHYESERYTPDMLYAFFREKFLNFAAYLSEVYTNPVQYHLHAPAAHGKHS